Proteins co-encoded in one Haloarcula pelagica genomic window:
- a CDS encoding methyl-accepting chemotaxis protein: protein MFRSRLREWLDSSTDSTEPTVAETDGGTAVHSADAGSTVAASYDPDPQRVPSRLEATDALPAARRQLSEQLEHADGDVAAIVEEYRTAGVCRDAFVETQAVARDALVEAAFDTLRDALAEDARGTLDAVEADLLTELDTVTETTQTGLDAFASAGETEGTGEPAGEAEETREPGAESALSIDFHDVLHHIGTPLFVLDTDGGVVTWNSSLAELTGVEEAEAKSMEMASMAFYPDGRRAKTLADKVLDAPEQTHTEYDVPKVESADFTLYRDTSVMQDQYGEDRHISFSAAPIYDGGEVVAVVEMVQDRTDEAERHTEITSLVEELSTTMQALERGDLDARASVESTDHIDEALLDVVDSLNNMAARHESMTEQVDEQTAELASAIDQTASAARTVEQQVTQQAETLSTAADNVHDVSAGMQQVAATSNEVAASADRALAAAEDGAEASETVQDVTDTLTETSEELVDSVTDLESRMDEVSEVVEVIADVAEQTNMLALNANIEAARAGESGSGFAVVADEVKTLANETSDHAAEISDSIDTIQAQATETAEMVETSHEQVQRAESEIDEALAALDEISDAVESAATGIQEVADANDDQASAIENITSTIEDAREHARAAEDATDQIVAATDQQTAAVEELVTRVEELSDDGTRSV, encoded by the coding sequence ATGTTTCGATCTCGGCTCCGGGAGTGGCTCGACAGTAGCACGGACAGCACCGAACCGACCGTCGCCGAGACCGACGGGGGAACAGCGGTTCACAGCGCAGACGCCGGGAGCACAGTCGCGGCGTCGTACGATCCGGACCCGCAGCGAGTCCCGTCGCGTCTCGAGGCGACCGACGCGCTCCCGGCCGCACGACGGCAGCTCTCCGAGCAACTGGAACACGCGGACGGCGATGTCGCCGCAATCGTCGAGGAGTACCGTACTGCCGGCGTCTGTCGGGACGCCTTCGTCGAGACCCAGGCTGTCGCCAGGGACGCGCTCGTCGAGGCTGCCTTCGACACCCTCCGGGACGCCCTCGCCGAGGACGCTCGGGGGACCCTCGACGCCGTCGAAGCGGACCTACTGACCGAACTGGACACGGTTACCGAGACCACACAGACCGGACTCGACGCCTTCGCGTCGGCGGGAGAGACCGAAGGGACCGGTGAGCCGGCGGGAGAAGCCGAGGAGACTAGAGAGCCGGGGGCCGAGAGCGCGCTCTCGATCGATTTCCACGACGTGCTCCACCACATCGGCACGCCGCTTTTCGTCCTCGATACGGACGGCGGCGTGGTGACCTGGAACAGTTCGCTCGCCGAACTCACCGGGGTCGAGGAGGCCGAGGCGAAGTCGATGGAGATGGCGAGCATGGCGTTTTACCCCGACGGCCGTCGGGCGAAGACCCTCGCCGACAAGGTGCTTGACGCCCCCGAACAGACCCACACGGAGTACGACGTTCCGAAGGTCGAGTCGGCTGACTTCACCCTGTATCGAGACACGAGCGTCATGCAGGACCAGTACGGCGAGGACCGGCACATCTCGTTCAGCGCGGCCCCCATCTACGACGGCGGCGAGGTGGTCGCGGTCGTCGAGATGGTCCAGGACCGGACCGACGAGGCCGAGCGACACACCGAGATCACGTCGCTCGTCGAGGAACTGAGCACGACGATGCAGGCGCTGGAACGGGGCGACCTCGACGCCCGCGCGTCCGTCGAGTCGACGGACCACATCGACGAGGCACTGCTCGACGTGGTCGACTCGCTCAACAACATGGCGGCGCGCCACGAGTCCATGACCGAGCAGGTCGACGAACAGACCGCCGAGCTGGCGAGCGCGATCGATCAGACCGCCTCGGCCGCCAGGACCGTCGAGCAACAGGTCACACAGCAGGCCGAGACGCTGTCGACGGCGGCCGACAACGTCCACGACGTGAGCGCGGGGATGCAACAGGTCGCGGCGACCTCGAACGAGGTCGCGGCCTCGGCCGACCGCGCCCTCGCGGCGGCTGAAGACGGCGCGGAAGCGAGCGAAACCGTCCAGGACGTGACGGACACGCTGACCGAGACGAGCGAAGAACTCGTCGACAGCGTCACCGACCTCGAATCCCGGATGGACGAGGTGAGCGAGGTCGTCGAAGTCATCGCCGACGTGGCCGAACAGACGAACATGCTCGCGTTGAACGCCAACATCGAGGCGGCACGCGCCGGCGAGAGCGGGAGCGGCTTCGCGGTCGTCGCCGACGAGGTCAAGACACTGGCAAACGAGACCAGCGACCACGCCGCCGAGATCTCAGACAGCATCGACACGATCCAGGCGCAGGCCACCGAGACGGCCGAGATGGTCGAGACCTCGCACGAACAGGTCCAGCGCGCCGAGTCCGAGATCGACGAGGCGCTCGCGGCGCTGGACGAGATCAGCGACGCCGTCGAGTCGGCGGCGACCGGAATCCAGGAGGTCGCCGACGCGAACGACGACCAGGCCAGCGCCATCGAGAACATCACGTCGACGATCGAGGACGCACGCGAACACGCCCGTGCTGCCGAGGACGCGACCGACCAGATCGTCGCCGCCACGGATCAACAGACCGCCGCCGTCGAGGAACTCGTCACCCGCGTCGAGGAACTGTCCGACGACGGCACGCGCTCGGTGTGA
- a CDS encoding DUF7385 family protein, whose amino-acid sequence MEDFDELVSSLTPREDNEAIKSYQNTTAVACPSCEQPFDDMVVCKQEFTSLNLDFEMDLCTTVHDGNVVLFTHK is encoded by the coding sequence ATGGAGGATTTCGACGAACTCGTCTCGTCGCTGACGCCCCGTGAGGACAACGAGGCGATCAAATCGTACCAGAACACGACTGCCGTCGCCTGTCCCTCGTGTGAACAGCCCTTCGACGACATGGTCGTCTGCAAACAGGAGTTCACGTCCCTGAACCTCGACTTCGAGATGGACCTCTGTACGACCGTCCACGACGGCAACGTCGTGTTGTTCACCCACAAGTAG
- a CDS encoding TrkH family potassium uptake protein produces MSLTTVDVRSSLNVLGSILQYLAVPLLVPLIAALAYGESPMPYLATIAVSVGVGTTLAQFPRRRIDDREAFLTVSLAWLSIAVVGAIPMVIEGTGVFSSPINAAFEGMSGITTTGATVIRDFDAHSRALLLWRQVLQWLGGLGVLLLATAVLSRLSVAGAQLMETESRTEDVTKLTPGIEDTAKILGRLYLGLTVGATLVLLALGAVGVAPNMTVYDAVAHALTSIATAGFSPRAESLGAFSPAVQWATVLFMVVGATNFVLIYAVLRGNVGRLRESPEFRFYVGVLLTVSVLLTGLLFANRTIPGGIEPTVRHAVFQTASIVTTTGYASTDFNTWSAAAKHILFSCMFIGGMAGSTTCSLKALRWLIVSKSFWRDLNVAAHPRSIVPVRLGEEVVDESTVRDVYAYTLVALVFFLVGTVILVADGERANVPLTEFEALSAAASMFFNIGPAFGQAGPYGTYAGFAWSSKVVMFLLMWVGRIEIVPVLVLLTPTFWRR; encoded by the coding sequence GTGTCGCTGACGACGGTCGACGTACGGTCGTCGCTGAACGTCCTCGGATCGATCCTGCAGTACCTCGCGGTCCCCCTTCTCGTCCCCCTGATCGCCGCTCTCGCCTACGGCGAGTCGCCGATGCCGTATCTCGCCACCATCGCGGTCTCGGTCGGTGTCGGGACGACCCTCGCGCAGTTTCCCCGACGACGGATCGACGACCGCGAGGCGTTCCTGACCGTGTCGCTGGCCTGGCTGTCGATCGCCGTCGTCGGCGCGATTCCGATGGTGATCGAGGGGACCGGCGTCTTTTCGAGCCCGATAAACGCCGCCTTCGAGGGCATGAGCGGGATCACGACGACCGGCGCGACGGTCATCCGGGATTTCGATGCCCACTCGCGGGCGTTGCTGCTGTGGCGGCAGGTCCTCCAGTGGCTCGGCGGACTGGGCGTCTTGCTGCTCGCGACCGCCGTGCTGTCCCGGCTCTCGGTCGCCGGCGCGCAGTTGATGGAGACCGAATCCCGCACGGAGGACGTGACGAAACTCACGCCGGGGATCGAGGACACGGCGAAGATCCTCGGGCGCCTCTATCTCGGGCTCACCGTCGGCGCGACCCTGGTACTGCTCGCGCTCGGTGCGGTGGGGGTGGCGCCGAACATGACCGTCTACGACGCCGTCGCCCACGCCCTGACCTCGATCGCCACCGCCGGGTTCTCGCCGCGGGCCGAGAGCCTCGGCGCGTTCTCGCCGGCCGTCCAGTGGGCGACAGTCCTGTTCATGGTCGTCGGCGCGACGAACTTCGTCCTCATCTACGCGGTCCTCCGTGGCAATGTCGGTCGGCTCCGGGAGAGCCCCGAGTTCCGGTTCTACGTCGGCGTCTTGCTCACCGTCAGCGTCCTCCTGACAGGGTTGTTGTTCGCCAACCGGACGATCCCGGGCGGGATCGAACCGACCGTCCGTCACGCGGTCTTCCAGACGGCCTCGATCGTGACGACGACCGGCTACGCCTCGACCGACTTCAACACCTGGTCCGCCGCGGCCAAACACATCCTGTTTAGCTGTATGTTCATCGGCGGGATGGCCGGCAGCACGACCTGCTCGCTGAAGGCGCTGCGGTGGCTGATCGTCTCGAAGTCGTTCTGGCGTGACCTCAACGTCGCCGCCCACCCGCGGAGCATCGTGCCGGTGCGACTCGGCGAGGAGGTCGTCGACGAGTCGACGGTCCGGGACGTGTACGCCTACACGCTCGTGGCGCTGGTGTTTTTTCTGGTGGGGACCGTGATCCTCGTCGCGGACGGCGAACGGGCGAACGTCCCGCTGACGGAGTTCGAAGCACTGTCGGCGGCCGCCTCGATGTTTTTCAACATCGGGCCGGCGTTCGGACAGGCGGGGCCGTACGGGACCTACGCGGGCTTTGCCTGGTCGAGCAAGGTCGTCATGTTCCTGCTGATGTGGGTCGGGCGCATCGAGATCGTCCCGGTGTTGGTGTTGCTGACGCCGACGTTCTGGCGACGGTAG
- a CDS encoding NADP-dependent malic enzyme: protein MGLDEDALDYHSQDPPGKIEIATTKPTNTQRDLSLAYSPGVAAPCEEIAADREQAYTYTAKGNLVGVVSNGSAVLGLGDIGPEASKPVMEGKGVLFKRFADIDVFDIELDTHDVDTMVQTISTMGPTFGGINLEDIKAPECFEIERRLREQMDIPVFHDDQHGTAIISGAALLNAADIADKDLSDLDIVFSGAGASAIATARFYVSLGADKSNITMCDSSGIITTDRAETEGLNEFKQEFASDVSGGDLADAMAGADVFVGLSVGGIVDETMVQSMASDPIVFAMANPDPEIDYETAKQARDDTVIMATGRSDYPNQVNNVLGFPFIFRGALDVRATEINEAMKVAAAEALAELARQDVPDAVVKAYGDQPLQFGADYIIPKPLDPRVLFEVTPAVARAAMDSGAARKDLDLDAYVERLEARLGKSREMMRVVLNKAKSDPKRVVLAEGHDEKMIRAAYQLVDQGIAEPILLGDADEIEATRRRFGLEFDPVVVDPESADVDAYADRLYELRQRKGITRREAEDLVRDSNYLGSVMVEMGDADAMLTGLTHHYPSALRPPLQVIGTAEDADYAAGVYMLTFKNRVVFCADTTVNQDPDAAVLAEVTKHTADLARRFNVEPRAAMLSYSNFGSVDNPGTRKPRKAVERLQSDATVDFQVDGEMQADTAVVEDILEDTYDFADLDGPANVLVFPNLEAGNIGYKLLQRLGGAEAIGPMLVGMDKPVHVLQRGDEVKDIVNLAGVAVVDAQQE, encoded by the coding sequence ATGGGACTCGACGAGGACGCGCTTGACTACCACAGTCAGGACCCACCAGGGAAGATCGAGATCGCGACGACGAAGCCGACCAACACGCAGCGGGACCTCTCGCTCGCGTACTCCCCGGGCGTCGCTGCCCCGTGCGAGGAGATCGCCGCCGATCGGGAGCAGGCCTACACGTACACGGCCAAGGGGAACCTGGTCGGCGTCGTCTCCAACGGCTCGGCGGTGCTGGGGCTGGGCGACATCGGCCCCGAGGCCTCCAAACCGGTCATGGAGGGCAAGGGCGTGTTGTTCAAACGGTTCGCCGACATCGACGTGTTCGACATCGAACTCGACACCCACGATGTCGACACGATGGTCCAGACGATCAGCACGATGGGGCCGACCTTCGGGGGCATCAACCTCGAAGACATCAAGGCGCCGGAGTGTTTCGAGATCGAGCGCCGACTCCGCGAGCAGATGGACATTCCGGTGTTCCACGACGACCAGCACGGGACGGCGATCATCTCCGGGGCGGCGCTGTTGAACGCGGCCGACATCGCCGACAAGGACCTCTCGGACCTCGACATCGTCTTCTCGGGGGCCGGGGCGTCCGCCATCGCGACCGCCCGGTTCTACGTCTCGCTGGGCGCCGACAAATCGAACATCACCATGTGTGACTCCTCGGGGATCATCACGACCGATCGGGCCGAGACCGAGGGGCTCAACGAGTTCAAACAGGAGTTCGCCAGCGACGTTTCCGGGGGCGACCTCGCTGACGCGATGGCCGGCGCGGACGTGTTCGTCGGGCTCTCGGTGGGCGGCATCGTCGACGAGACGATGGTCCAGTCGATGGCGTCGGACCCGATCGTCTTCGCCATGGCCAACCCCGACCCGGAGATCGACTACGAGACGGCCAAACAGGCCAGAGACGACACGGTCATCATGGCGACGGGGCGCTCTGACTACCCGAACCAGGTCAACAACGTCCTCGGGTTCCCGTTCATCTTCCGGGGCGCCCTGGACGTTCGGGCGACCGAGATCAACGAAGCGATGAAAGTCGCCGCCGCCGAGGCGCTGGCCGAACTGGCCCGACAGGACGTGCCCGACGCCGTCGTCAAGGCCTACGGCGACCAGCCGTTGCAGTTCGGCGCCGACTACATCATCCCGAAGCCGCTCGATCCGCGGGTCCTGTTCGAGGTGACGCCGGCCGTCGCCCGCGCCGCGATGGACAGCGGTGCGGCGCGGAAAGACCTCGATCTGGACGCCTACGTCGAGCGCCTGGAGGCCCGGCTGGGCAAGTCCAGAGAGATGATGCGGGTGGTCCTCAACAAGGCCAAGAGCGACCCGAAGCGGGTCGTGCTGGCGGAGGGCCACGACGAGAAGATGATCCGGGCGGCCTACCAGCTCGTCGACCAGGGGATCGCCGAGCCGATCCTGCTGGGCGACGCCGACGAGATCGAGGCCACCCGCCGACGGTTCGGGCTGGAGTTCGACCCCGTCGTGGTCGACCCCGAGAGCGCCGATGTCGACGCCTACGCCGACCGGCTCTACGAACTCCGACAGCGCAAGGGGATCACCCGGCGCGAGGCCGAGGACCTGGTCCGGGACAGCAACTACCTGGGCAGCGTGATGGTCGAGATGGGCGACGCCGACGCGATGCTGACCGGGCTGACCCACCACTACCCGTCGGCGCTCCGGCCGCCGCTGCAGGTCATCGGCACCGCCGAGGACGCCGACTACGCGGCCGGCGTCTACATGCTGACGTTCAAGAACCGCGTCGTCTTCTGTGCCGACACCACCGTCAATCAGGACCCCGACGCGGCCGTCCTGGCCGAGGTGACCAAACACACCGCGGATCTGGCCCGGCGGTTCAACGTCGAGCCACGCGCGGCGATGCTGTCGTACTCGAACTTCGGCAGCGTCGACAATCCGGGGACGCGAAAGCCCCGGAAAGCGGTCGAACGCCTCCAGAGCGACGCGACGGTCGACTTCCAGGTCGACGGCGAGATGCAGGCCGACACCGCCGTCGTCGAGGACATCCTCGAAGACACCTACGACTTTGCCGACCTCGACGGCCCGGCGAACGTCCTCGTCTTCCCGAACCTCGAAGCGGGCAACATCGGCTACAAGCTCCTGCAACGGCTGGGTGGCGCGGAAGCCATCGGCCCGATGCTGGTCGGGATGGACAAACCCGTCCACGTCCTCCAGCGCGGCGACGAGGTCAAAGACATCGTGAACCTCGCGGGCGTGGCGGTCGTCGACGCGCAACAGGAGTAG
- a CDS encoding nicotinate-nucleotide--dimethylbenzimidazole phosphoribosyltransferase, producing MHETRFVLAAGTTATAERDGISAAGADPAMVGTTPSADAELLTYGRPVRTETVPVSPEGCPTPALVTRAVRDRVGFDVTVVDAGVAEPTAAPTVSVGAKPGRDIAEQDTVPTAYGAFEAARQFGRALPNAELWLAETIPGGTTTALGVLRALGEDVMVSSSLPENPIERKRELVAEGLAASSLDAGDAAGQPKRALRRMGDPVLATLSGLTAGAVETDTAVTLAGGSQQLAVAALVRHGGYEGPLSLATTSYVAEDPTADLRAGADAFDLDLTVTDPGFDREDHVGMTRFVAGEAKEGVGMGGALALAERAGVPMAAVRESFADSYAQLLDG from the coding sequence ATGCACGAGACGCGGTTCGTCCTGGCGGCGGGGACGACGGCGACGGCCGAGCGTGACGGCATCAGCGCCGCGGGGGCCGATCCGGCGATGGTGGGAACGACGCCGTCGGCCGACGCGGAGCTACTCACGTACGGTCGGCCGGTCAGGACCGAGACGGTCCCTGTCAGTCCCGAGGGCTGTCCCACGCCGGCGCTGGTCACGCGAGCGGTCCGGGACCGTGTCGGCTTCGACGTGACCGTCGTCGACGCCGGGGTGGCGGAACCGACCGCCGCACCGACGGTGTCGGTCGGGGCGAAACCCGGCCGCGACATCGCCGAGCAGGACACGGTGCCGACGGCCTACGGCGCCTTCGAGGCGGCCAGACAGTTCGGCCGGGCGCTGCCCAACGCCGAACTGTGGCTCGCCGAGACGATTCCGGGCGGGACCACGACTGCGCTGGGTGTGTTGCGGGCGCTCGGTGAGGACGTGATGGTCTCCTCCTCGCTGCCGGAGAACCCGATCGAGCGGAAGCGCGAACTCGTCGCGGAGGGGTTGGCCGCCAGTTCGCTCGACGCCGGCGACGCTGCCGGACAGCCAAAGCGGGCGCTCCGGCGGATGGGCGACCCGGTGCTCGCGACGCTGTCGGGCCTGACCGCCGGGGCCGTCGAGACGGACACTGCGGTGACACTCGCCGGCGGGAGCCAGCAACTCGCCGTCGCCGCGCTGGTCCGCCACGGCGGCTACGAGGGACCGCTGTCGCTGGCGACGACCAGCTACGTGGCCGAGGACCCGACGGCGGACCTCCGGGCCGGCGCCGACGCGTTCGACCTCGATCTGACGGTCACCGATCCCGGTTTCGACCGCGAAGACCACGTCGGCATGACCCGGTTCGTCGCCGGCGAAGCGAAGGAGGGCGTCGGGATGGGCGGCGCGCTCGCGCTTGCCGAGCGGGCCGGCGTCCCGATGGCCGCGGTCCGCGAGTCGTTCGCCGACAGCTACGCGCAACTGCTCGACGGATGA
- a CDS encoding ribonuclease H, which produces MAAYGRPTLRDLFDESPTPHIAHPPRSHHRDFYLATDGSFRPHAGETTEYGGGLGVVIETFDGERVTRLSVPDTAPDNNVAEYRALHLGLDVLAARAPRDARIGLLIDHDQLAGNVNAEVLATHGSVYDPPHAVTVPRRTGLHWRGIQARLNGFAEVRAARISGDRNPAHPLANAPDQYAHVNGEPDRCVLPRTTTTDDRVPPPSRSERGEASD; this is translated from the coding sequence ATGGCCGCATACGGCCGGCCGACCCTTCGAGACCTGTTCGATGAATCACCGACGCCGCACATCGCGCACCCACCCCGAAGCCACCATCGGGACTTCTACCTCGCCACAGACGGTTCCTTCAGACCTCACGCCGGCGAGACGACGGAGTACGGCGGCGGGCTGGGCGTCGTCATCGAGACCTTCGACGGCGAGCGCGTCACACGGCTGTCGGTGCCCGACACGGCCCCGGACAACAACGTCGCGGAGTATCGCGCACTCCACCTCGGACTCGACGTGCTGGCGGCGCGTGCGCCTCGGGACGCCCGGATCGGGTTGCTCATCGACCACGACCAGCTAGCGGGCAACGTCAACGCCGAGGTGCTCGCGACACACGGTTCCGTCTACGACCCGCCACACGCCGTCACCGTCCCCCGACGGACGGGGCTGCACTGGCGTGGTATCCAGGCTCGGCTGAACGGCTTCGCGGAGGTCAGGGCGGCCCGGATTTCGGGCGACCGGAACCCGGCTCACCCGCTGGCCAACGCACCAGACCAGTACGCACACGTCAACGGTGAACCCGACCGCTGCGTGCTCCCACGGACGACCACCACCGACGACCGGGTCCCACCGCCTTCCCGGTCCGAACGTGGTGAAGCGTCGGACTGA
- a CDS encoding acyltransferase: MTRTPTPGPRNSLLHWPEAKSPLGLMLNAVLIWTVRYSPSLQFKNWLLRRLGATVGEGVALGLTATPDVFFPELITLEADAIVGYDATILCHEFLQDEYRTGEVVVGERAMIGAGAVVLPGVEIGADAQVAANSLVAEDVPPETTVAGVPATPVGGEHSPD, from the coding sequence CTGACTCGGACGCCGACGCCGGGGCCGCGAAACTCCCTGCTGCACTGGCCGGAGGCGAAGTCTCCGCTCGGCCTCATGCTCAACGCGGTCCTGATCTGGACCGTCCGGTACTCGCCGAGCCTGCAGTTCAAGAACTGGCTGCTCCGACGGCTGGGTGCGACCGTCGGCGAGGGCGTCGCGCTGGGCCTGACGGCGACGCCGGACGTGTTCTTCCCGGAGCTCATCACGCTTGAAGCCGACGCTATCGTCGGCTACGACGCGACGATCCTCTGTCACGAGTTCCTCCAGGACGAGTACCGGACCGGCGAGGTCGTCGTCGGCGAGCGGGCGATGATCGGTGCCGGCGCGGTCGTCCTCCCGGGCGTCGAGATCGGCGCCGACGCACAGGTCGCGGCGAACTCCCTGGTCGCCGAAGACGTGCCGCCGGAAACGACCGTCGCGGGGGTGCCGGCGACGCCCGTCGGCGGTGAGCACTCCCCCGACTAG
- a CDS encoding mechanosensitive ion channel domain-containing protein yields the protein MQSGFNWPDAIRTIFSPKGTFIISVAVLFLGIVVGYLVWRASRRFMAELGVTEAVEGTPFERTARSLGTSTVGIISNLAALFIYVIAITIALNIAQLVSPAAYWARLTEFLPDLFIAAFAIIVGLIAADKAKLVVSERLRSVKMPEATVLPELVKYSIFYLALLIALGQLGVDTLALLILLAAYAFGLVFLCGLAFRDLLSAGAAGIYLLLTEPYSIGDEVIIDDHEGIVQEVDMFVTHVESDGREYIIPNQQVLQSGIVRVRN from the coding sequence ATGCAGTCTGGATTCAACTGGCCCGACGCCATCCGGACGATATTCTCGCCGAAAGGGACGTTCATCATCTCCGTCGCCGTCCTCTTTCTGGGGATCGTCGTCGGCTATCTCGTCTGGCGCGCCTCGCGGCGGTTCATGGCCGAACTCGGCGTCACCGAGGCCGTCGAGGGGACTCCCTTCGAGCGAACCGCCCGGAGCCTGGGGACCTCGACGGTCGGGATCATCTCGAACCTCGCGGCGCTTTTCATCTACGTCATCGCGATCACGATCGCGCTCAACATCGCGCAGTTGGTCAGTCCCGCGGCCTACTGGGCACGCCTGACCGAGTTCCTGCCGGATCTGTTCATCGCCGCCTTCGCCATCATCGTCGGCCTGATCGCCGCCGACAAGGCGAAACTCGTCGTCTCCGAACGCCTCCGGAGTGTCAAGATGCCGGAGGCGACCGTGCTCCCGGAACTCGTCAAGTACAGCATCTTCTATCTCGCGCTGTTGATCGCGCTGGGGCAACTCGGCGTCGACACGCTGGCCCTGCTGATCCTGCTGGCCGCCTACGCCTTCGGCCTCGTGTTCCTCTGTGGGCTGGCGTTCCGCGATCTGCTGTCCGCGGGGGCAGCCGGTATCTACCTCCTGTTGACCGAACCGTACAGTATCGGCGACGAGGTCATCATCGACGACCACGAGGGGATCGTCCAGGAAGTCGACATGTTCGTCACCCACGTCGAGAGCGACGGCCGGGAGTACATCATCCCGAACCAACAGGTCCTCCAGTCGGGGATCGTCCGGGTTCGGAACTAG
- the dacZ gene encoding diadenylate cyclase DacZ has product MTELQELLDDVVAGVDAVFLFSPTAAFFERFQDGTDLPLVVVADENAVGAEEFVELPIEFTDLEGRVRFGIEGALEREVVEEGDEIVCVADLFGGTENSIVRIQTDTFSPSGVYDLFTNSRAEPAVVRDVLEVAIELGKKGQKGKPVGALFVVGDAGKVMNKSRPLSYNPFEKSHVHVGDPIVNVMLKEFSRLDGAFIISDSGKIVSAYRYLEPSAEGVDIPKGLGARHMAGGAITRDTNATAIVLSESDGMVRAFKGGELVLEIDPEEY; this is encoded by the coding sequence ATGACCGAGTTGCAGGAGTTGTTAGACGATGTCGTCGCCGGTGTCGACGCGGTGTTCCTCTTCTCGCCGACGGCCGCGTTCTTCGAGCGGTTCCAGGACGGCACCGACCTCCCGCTCGTGGTCGTCGCCGACGAGAACGCCGTCGGGGCCGAAGAGTTCGTCGAACTCCCGATCGAGTTTACCGACCTCGAAGGCCGGGTCCGTTTCGGGATCGAAGGGGCCCTAGAACGGGAGGTCGTCGAAGAGGGCGACGAGATCGTCTGCGTCGCGGACCTCTTCGGTGGGACCGAGAACTCGATCGTCCGGATCCAGACGGACACGTTCTCGCCGTCGGGTGTCTACGATCTGTTCACCAACTCCCGGGCCGAACCCGCCGTCGTCCGTGACGTACTGGAGGTGGCCATCGAACTCGGGAAGAAAGGCCAGAAGGGGAAACCGGTCGGCGCCCTGTTCGTCGTCGGCGACGCCGGGAAGGTGATGAACAAGTCCCGCCCGCTGTCGTACAACCCCTTCGAGAAGTCCCACGTCCACGTCGGCGACCCGATCGTCAACGTGATGCTCAAGGAGTTCTCGCGGCTCGACGGTGCCTTCATCATCTCTGACTCGGGGAAGATCGTCTCGGCGTACCGGTACCTCGAACCCTCGGCCGAGGGCGTCGACATCCCGAAGGGCCTCGGTGCCCGGCACATGGCCGGCGGTGCGATCACGCGGGACACGAACGCGACTGCCATCGTCCTCTCGGAGAGCGACGGGATGGTCCGGGCGTTCAAAGGCGGTGAACTCGTCCTGGAGATCGATCCAGAGGAGTACTGA